A region of the Chaetodon trifascialis isolate fChaTrf1 chromosome 7, fChaTrf1.hap1, whole genome shotgun sequence genome:
CTAACTTTTCCAAAGAACCCATATTCAATTAACCACTATGGTTATTTGCTGCACACATGTTGTGTAAATTAAGGAGAGTAATTTTGGAATTACATCTAAGAGTAAAATTGGACCCCATTATCAGCATTGCAGTAATTAAAATGCTGCATGCAAGACTCATAATACCTCATTAGCCTGAACTACATGCAGGAAATTTGTAGATACTGTTGTAAGACATGACTGCTATGTTGTAATGTCTGTTAACTCAGCAGTAATAATACTACAGGACTGGCAAAATGCTGCCAAAAGGCCTGTCCGTTACTAATAGAGACAAACTGTTAAATCCAgcataaatcaaaataaaatgggTGCATGAACAAACTGGTGATTTAATGCACAACTACCCTGAATTAGAAATGAGGCCAAACTCTTGTCAGACTTCAGTGACACTAATCAACAGGGCCTATCTGGTGTCTATCTCAGATGCTTCACTGACGGGAAACATGTGTCCCAAACTCCATCCACGACAAGTTGAGTTACTATGTGCAAAACTGCTTGGTCAACATAAGAGATCAAATttaataattatatttttatttacatttaatacACAGTGGGTCGTTTTGAATTTAAAAGAACTGTGAGGCAAAAGCAATTAGAGCCTGTGCGAGCCTCTGTAAAGTGCATTAACAATGTCCAATGACACTTAAAATGTGGCTCGGTTTTAACTCGACCTTTCCCTGACGGCACCTTGTTCAACTCGTGCCATgctcaacagaaaaaaacacagatcatATGAATTTGGTTTGAGTGGATTTGCCCTTTATCTTGTTCAGCTACCTACTTAACAAGAACATTAGCCACTGCATCACCAAAAACAATCATACATGTTAAACGACTCACCTCAGCCACAACTGAACTTGCACTCAAACTACAAGGCAGCGACATAAGCGGACATGTAACTAAATCTGACTAAACACGCTGTGACCACCTTAACCTCATGAGTGTATTCCTTGAGATTAGCGGTGGACTGCATTGCAATTCTTCGTGAAGAAGCAGACTCGTTCAAAGCAGACATGAGCCCCGGGAGGCCCAACAGTAAACAGCGCTACCAGTGAGAGCGTCACGAGCAGCGAATCGTtagcgttagcttagcttatgtTTGCGGCTAATTTCAAGTGTCGATAAGTCGATTACAAATTCAAAATTCACTTTAGAAATTAACAAACGTTGTTTTGTGATGCACTGCATTGCAACACTTTCCATGCAAAACTATCACAAGAAGACCCAGCTGTTTTTGCAAGCTTAATCATGGTCAACGCAGAAATGCATTTGAATTAGCTAAAGCAAGCTAGCTAGCGGGTTAGGCTCACTAAGAAGCTACTCACATTTCTTGAGCCACTTCATCCAGGAGCGAATGATAAGGCCGTggtgctttttgttttcaatgcACCAGGTTGAAAGCCCCTGTATTGACTCCATAGTGTTGGATACTCCTTGAAACCGCCGGTCCAAAGACGCTTCAAGAGCAGCGTTGGAGCTGCGTGCTCCGTGGCCGCTTGCAGCCCCAGAACCGGCCGCCATCTTTCCTGTTCTTTCTGCTGGTCGCTCGCCGCTGGTGTGGATGAACGAGCCAACTTAACGAAAGGACGATTAGAAACACGCCCCCATGTTTTACTTAATGATAACGACATAACTGGAAGTACAAATACAACTCACAGTACACAACACGGGATAAAACGACATAGCTAAGATGATAGTTGATGTGTACTGTTATTTTTAGCCGAGTCATCCCAGCTGACGGAAAAAATGAACACAAGTCGGTtaagtttgattttgtttatttaaggTTGAGACTGAAACGTTGCAGAGAAATGTAACTTTAGTGAGTCAAGGGTTTGCTCGTTTCTCATTCGATAGAGAAAATATGGACTTTGGAGCCTTAAATTCTGTGAAATGTAACCTACATGTAACGACAAGAAGTCTTATAACAATGTCTTAACAGCCCAGGTTTACTCTAAATGTGTCAGCACGACAGTGGTGCAGTCATTCACTGAAGGGGTAGTTTTTATTATCTGCTTGACTCAGACAGGGATTATTATCAGTGTACATGTGGGGTTTCCATCACAAAAAATAAGTCATAAAAAACCCATTTCTCATCATCACATAAAGCCTTTGGTGATGGATTTACACCAGAGAGTGCGATCTGTCagactgtaaaaacaaatagcACAATATCAGACAGAACAGCCTACCGCCGAAGAGATGAACACTGAtgcaggcatacacacacaccctgatcTGTCTCGCAAAAACATCCACATGGGTTTACTGTTCCTCCTTTTCTATGCTCAAGTCTCTTGATGAAGTCTGTCCCCAGTTGAAGGCAGCCAGTCAGCAGTGAGGGGCCGACTGGCTGCAAGGCTGTGGGTCTGAGGGCTTGCAGAAGGGGACGTTGAGTGAGAACGATGTACTCTCCGAGCAGGTTTCAGTCATCTGTGGAGTCCAACACACTCATACTGAGAGCGAGGTCCCAGTAGTGTTCTGTGCCATGTTTCTTGAAGTGTTCTCTGGCCATGCTCTCTGTGGGACACTGCTTGAACTTCATCTCCCCAAAACTACGCTCTTTAGCTGTTCCCTGGAGAAGCAAGCGATAAGAGACAAAACTACGTCAACAAAGTCATTGATGACACGATGAcatgtgcagcagagagcagggtgTGTGAACACTCACCTCCCATATCAGCCAGCACTTGTTGTTCCTCTTTgtatcatcatcaccatctggATCTAATTGAGAATTAATGGTCAAGATGGTCAGTATCCCTGAAATATGCACAAAGCCATGGCAGCTAGCACAAGATTAAAAAGTCAAGCCACTCTTACCATCTCTTTTACTGTTGTGTTCCTCCCATTTGATTCTGTGCAGCATCATCCTCTTgaactttttctgggatttaGGGCCTGAAAAGGGAGGGAGATTTATGGATTTTAAGTACGACTTTGATTATTCAATTTATTTCTTGGGAGGCAGAGAAGATGAAACCACGTAGAACCGACTGAGACTGACATCAAGCCTCATAGAAGTGGAGTTACagtttttgggctttttttttttttttttaacaaaaccagttttaaaaaaatgtcgTCCATGATGTCAGTAGCTTACCACAAAATGGCACAACACGAGCATGTTCAAACACTGTGGCAATCCTTAACACTGACATAACATACTTAAAATCTTACTGAGCATAAGATACTAAAACTTTGACAAACttataaccctgattccaaaaaagatggataaataaaacaaagtgagaaCTTGGTAATCCATTAAGACATAAACTCAATTGAAaccagtacaaagacaatatatttaatgtttgacctcatcagtttcattggtttttgtaaatatattttgaatTCAATGCAGCAAACAagttggacaggagcaacaacagactgggaaagtagtggaatgctccaaaaacacctgtttggaacattccacaggtaaacaggctcattggtaacaggtgatattatcatgattgggtatgagaggggcatcctcgaaaggctcagtcattcacaagcaaggatggagcgaggttcaccactttgcgaacacatgactgtattaAGGATGTTAATATGTGGGCTTGGGAACACTTTAGAAAACCATTGTTGTTCACAGCTTGCTTGCAAGTgcctgcattctgttttatttacattttgcacagcATCTCAACATTTCTGGGATCAGGGTTGTAACAGTACTGTACATCAGATGGAAAAATGTCACCCTGTAAGTCACAATGATAAAGGGACACACAAAATTTCTGTCTGGTAAGTTTGGACTCCTTTCATGCGCTCTCATTCATCAGTTGCCTTTGCTCTCCTGCAACCACACACTTGCTGCCCATTTTgactttcacttttcactttgacattcaCTCTAATATGTTGTGTTTGGTAATACTGTCCCTTGAGGCTTTCTGTACTTTTAATCCTGTATAACAAGCCCATTTTTAGTTCTGAGAACATACAAACAGCGAGATGCAGACCACTGAGCaattaaaaatccaaaataaacagtaacaataataattaaaaacaggTTGTAGAGGGTTTGAGGGGGAACATTTgggaaaacaaaccaaagagtGTACAACATAGTAAAGTTTAGAAGTTACGATTATTACTGTTACTAAACCCATATAATGATTTACAAGCACATTTCATACTATCATAAATTGAAGACCAACAGTTAACAACCACAGACATTTCCTTCTCACAGCACTACAGCTCAAAATGTTAATTAGAGATCAGATCATGAAAAGTACcagctgtacagtatgtgaaagagaaaaaatgaatgGAACCACAAGCATTGATGGGATACATCTCTCCTGTCAGTGTTGTCTCTTACCTCCTTCCACCACAACAAGGTTGACGTCTCTGTGCAGAACTACTGTGCCCGTCAGGTACAGCTGGTTGGCATTGGCTTCCACTTTAAACTTCTTAGCGGGATTTTGCAGGTTGCGGATCCTGTACAGGGATGGTAAGGCGCttaaattacacacacacacactttatgtCTGAGCTACAGTACGTGTTCTAATGCACACCTGTACACAGCAATGTGAACACCATCAATGAGGTCTTCTTTTAACTTCTTgaccttcttctctttcctctgctctgctgtgagctTGCGTGCTGCATTGGCCTCCTCATGAGCTCTGCAAAGAGAAGGACACAGttataaaaatctgaaaagacAGTTTCTTTATTTGAAGTTTTTCTAATCACACTATGTTAAAAGGTAATTCCAGAGTAGTGCAAGAAATGACGAGTGAGGGACAAGCATTGTGGAGGTTGACTGTGTTTACTAACTTCTGTCTCTTGGCCATCTGTGCTCTGACGTGGGCCTCCACCTTCGTGGGGTCCTGAACCGCCTCTGTTCCCAGAACCCTCATCAGGTTGGAGATACGTACTGAGAAAATTAATGCAAACTTCAGTTAGGTTCTACCTCATCCTTTTTGTCATAGTTTGTAACGActgatctctgtgtgtgtgcgtgtgtgtgtgcgtgtgtgtttacctttggGTTCTGGTGGAGGCATCAGTCCCAAACGAACCTTCTCTTGaacctctttctgtccctccctTCGTGTCTGTCGTCTCAgtttcttctgttctttctttgtCAGGTATACACCCAGTGTTACTGGCTTATCTGTGTCaactgagggggaaaaaaggaaagaaaaaaaattacatataTTGTAACTTTTCCAGCAACTAAATGAATACCATCAAGACACTCTACAGGGTGTAGAATGGCTTGTGGAGAGGTTAAAGATGAGTATGTATTGAcaacaaaatgttcagttttgccTGTTAAAAACAATTCCACTGGgtgcagacaaaaacagctttgacagAAAGCACATTTCTGTATTAAGTAAGTAATGGGAATCACCTGTGCACTGCCTGCAAGCGCTTGTGAATgcaatttcattttctgttgtctacttttttttcccagtgggTCTTGTGCCATaaatcaaagaggaaagtgTATTGGTAAAGTAGCTGTCTGCAGTGCAATCATTGGGCTACTGGAACAGTAATGTTGATGGTAAACTGTATATTTTCACAGTTgtatctctttgttttctgtttatgtgGTCTCACTTACAAAATCTGATAATTAACTATAAAACTTATAATTAACTCACTACGTTAATTCACATAAATTTACCTGGAGGGCTAATTTGGGCAGGATGTTCTACCAGGTTGGTCACACCAAAGAGCTCCAAGTCTTCAAATTTTGTGTCTGATGTTCTTCAtaaggaaagaggggaaaacacGTTAAATACAGCAATTTCATTGTACAAACTAAACTACTGTTTATGCCATAAAGACTGTGTTCTACAGCTTCACCATAGCAGCGACAATGAAACAAAGGAcactttaatgtttttcctaACATCAAGTGTTTGAGTTCCTGGGTTAGCTGTAGTTTCTTACATGTCTACGTTGGAGGGCAGGATGAAGGAGTCCCACCACTCAATGGTAGGCACCTCTCCTTCTCCAATCTCTTTCTTAGGGGCAATCAGTGCCAGCTTGGTGGACGCCTGGATTCCTGTCTTCTTTGCTGCCTGGGCAATCTCACACTGCAACCTTTCCAACTGGGCCTGATTGAGGTCAAGATCAATGCAGGTTGGACACGTTTAGAAAAGTTGCTTTGAACCATGTTTTAATTTCATGTCTATTTCAAATATTGAGGCTGAAACAACTGACATGTGACACTAAATCCTGGTAAATCCAACCTTAGTTCTAATTCTCTGAGCGATCTTCTCAAAGCGCCCCTGCTCGTGGAATTTGAAGGCCTTGCGAGGTCGCTGAGCAGGTGCAATAAATACACGTTGGTCGAAATAGGAGGTAGACTCCAAGTCATCTCCAGGCTTCTCTTTCAGCTGTTGACGGAACTGCTCCCTCTTTACCGCTCGAATGTTTGCTGTACAGATGGACGACAATTAATTGCAGAATGCTAAAACAAGAAATTAAGTTACTGCATCTAGGTGTAAGAGTACTGAACCACTGTACACATACCTTTCAGTGTGGGCATACGGTGTGTGAGTTCAACCTCTTTGCCACTGGCATCTACAGTTCTTCCTTTGTCATCTAGAATAAGAGGCGTTGGCTTGTTCACTTCCTTGGCTTCTACTTTCCTATAAAAGcgacacacagagaaagcagccTATTTTCACACTGCCACATCAATGAACCAACATCATCCACCACATTTTTGTCCTGTTTAGATTTTAAAGTTCTATATACTGTGACATTACTCACGGTGGGGCAATTCCCATAGCATGTAGATTCGCTAGTGCCACTAGGTTGTGAGGCCCAGTGTTTCCCAAGGCTCCGAGGATACCAGGTTTCATGGCTAACTGGGACTGGATGCGTGCCTGCAGTTCAGCAGCCTTGCGGGCCTTCTCGATAGCATCATTCATGAAGCTGGCAGCCTGGGACGGGGCGATGGATGATGcaacacctgcagctgcagcagcaggagagccaAGAAGGCGTGAGACTGCAGGGTTTTCCATTTGTGACTGTGGAGTGGGACCGGGCAACCGCTAAAGTCAGGGAGAAGTAAGAATGGCGTTATATTGAATGCACTGTCTGAAATTActgatttgtctgtttgtcagtaTTTTAAAATTTGAAACTTTAAGAGCAAAAAAGTGAATTTATTACTGGTGAAGCAGGGACTGAAGAGGCAAAGCTCagttgtttctttctctcctctatCTGTTTTGTGGCTGCCTCCATCATCTGTTTTATCTATTAatgcagagagacaggtgaagACGTGTACAGTTTATCATAAAATAATGTATTTGGGTACAATCGTAACTGAAAATAATCTCATACCTGCATTTTGGTGAGCATGCCAGGGCTCTCAGATGGAGGTCCAGGTATGACCTCaggctcctccacctcctcgaAGCGAGGGACCCGCTTCCGCTTTACAGCTGTTACATCTCCTGGCTCCGGAGTTTCTCGCACTGCACCAGTTTCAGCTTCATCACCAAACACATCCTGAAACCATCCAGCCAAACAGAAACACCCAAATATCACACGTCCCATCCAGCCAAACAAGTGATTCAACACCCGATTATCCTATATGATGACTCACCAGGCCGGGAATGAAGTCAATTTTAGGGCAAAGCCTCTTTGGCCTTTgacaaatacatatttattgGGGCACTGAGGCCAAAATATAGGGCACCAAGTCAAAAACCAatgaagcaataaaaaaaagtgataaTTCCACtttatgaagacaaaacagtatcAAATCAACTATTAGGAGTCAGTGTATTGAAAAACAGTACTAAGTTTATCAAAAATGAAACCTGAATGTTTAACATTTCCACAAAATGCTGTCCGATTAGTttaaaaatatgcacaaaagGGGCAACTTGACAGCAATGACTGTCAGACAACCGAATCATACTTTAGCTGTTACCTAGTGTTAAAAACTGTACACACAGTGTAACTAAATGGAAGCTCTCCAGGGGATATATTAAGGCAAACTCCCTTTTAGAAATATGACACACTAACAATTCCTTAGCTTGAGTGACCTATTTTAGTGGGAGACAACTGTGGGAATGAGGTGCACCAAAACACGTGCAGGTTGGTGTATCAGATACACATCAAATTAAAAACTGAGGTGCTCACTGTAATCTATAGTCAATCAACTGATTAGTTTTACATCCATTTTATTACCCTGCAGTGGTAAAGTTTGTTATTGTGCTTACCTTAAGGTCTCTCTTGCGGTTCTTTTCTCCTGCTCCTTTGTTGCCGCGGGAAGTGCGGCTTTCCTCCAAAGCCTCAAAAAGACGCTCCACAAAACCTCCAGCAGAGTCATCAAGGAAGGGACGCAGCTGGTCTGAGGTGAGAATGAGTGTGTAACAATTTGCACAAATCCAGTATTCCTTTTATCAGTGGCACAATTAAATAATCTCTTGACCTCATGACACAGTGCCtttaaaagcacacagagaaatcTCTATGAAAACCAAGACTAAAGACATTTTGGCCGAAGAATTTACATTATTCTTCAATAACCAGAGTAAATTTAAATAATTTAGCAAAtcaatgactgacagctgagccTAAAAAAATGTGCAGTGCACTGCAGTCAATCATCTTGACAGTGATAGGCAATGAAATAGGGGCAAATGGGACCTTTGTTGATGATCACCATTATTCACTTTGATAAATTTACATACCATACGAAAAGAAACTGTACTACTTGCAGTGTGACACTTAGTATGAAAATTACAGTTACCTATAGTCTTCCTTTTGTCCAGTCCCTTTCCAACACAGTGCAAAGCAGCAGTGACCACTGTGGGCTCTGAGAAACCCAGCACTTTCTTCACAGTGCGCTCCACCCATGGCCTCAGTTCCTCCATCTCCCGTTTGGGAAGAGACATCCTCCAATCCTACAGATTATCATGCAATTTACATCACATAGCATCAGCATTCATGCACGCCGATGAACCTGATTATCACCTACATGTCTCAATGAACTCTAGCCCCGTTAAACAGAGCTACATGATACAAACCCCCTCGCTGTCTCACCCTTACTCGTTTTCAGGCGCAGGAACACAAACATCCAATTATTCACACATACAAACCAATTCACGGCTAGTCAAAAACGTGTTGTTACTTCTCAACGAATATATATAATGTTAAGACTGGCTGACAACTTATGCTAACCAAGAATAACGTACAAGCTGATATCAATGACATCCGCCAAAACTCCCGGCTGCCCGCTAGTTTACCATAGCACAATGCTACCTGCGAGCTACCAACATCAGCGAATAACTGCTTCATTAAACGTACAAACCTCTCGATTCTGCCTGTGTCCGATATCAGACGGCTTACGTTGTAAAAGCTTAACAGAAACGACCAAGTTAAAGAAGCGTAAAACACTCAAACTGATAAGTTCTCCGCAAACTTTCTATTTGGTCGCGCCGTTCACACGACGTTTCTAATCCAAGACCCGGAAGAGGAAAtggttgctgctgcttcttcttcttcttcgggACCATTCCGCGCGCTCGTTTCCGTGAAATGTTTGTTGCTTCCACCAACCCGCAAGTGAAAgaaatgtcctttttgtctttcccGTTCTCTCGAGGTAAggtctgtgtttttgtaaattgTGATTCAAAGTCATGTTTTTAGATAAGTCAGCGATCTGATAAAGTTTGTATTTGACCAAAGGAATAGCTTAGCAATGCATAAAAGAAGGTATTAAACACTGACATTATGACATAACTTGATGAAACGGTCggtatttttcttttaaccaACTAGCTAAAACCCCCAAACCTGCAGAAAACGTacaatacattaattaatttgacTATTAATTTAGGCCCAGAATGCTGACTTACATATAAGCAGAAAACCTGTTTCATTCAATTGTTTACCTCAAGTAACCAGTGGTGAAATAAGTATTCGTATATTTAAGCAGCTGTACGTAAATTCCCTTTGAATTAGAAGCT
Encoded here:
- the prpf3 gene encoding U4/U6 small nuclear ribonucleoprotein Prp3, translated to MSLPKREMEELRPWVERTVKKVLGFSEPTVVTAALHCVGKGLDKRKTIDQLRPFLDDSAGGFVERLFEALEESRTSRGNKGAGEKNRKRDLKDVFGDEAETGAVRETPEPGDVTAVKRKRVPRFEEVEEPEVIPGPPSESPGMLTKMQIKQMMEAATKQIEERKKQLSFASSVPASPRLPGPTPQSQMENPAVSRLLGSPAAAAAGVASSIAPSQAASFMNDAIEKARKAAELQARIQSQLAMKPGILGALGNTGPHNLVALANLHAMGIAPPKVEAKEVNKPTPLILDDKGRTVDASGKEVELTHRMPTLKANIRAVKREQFRQQLKEKPGDDLESTSYFDQRVFIAPAQRPRKAFKFHEQGRFEKIAQRIRTKAQLERLQCEIAQAAKKTGIQASTKLALIAPKKEIGEGEVPTIEWWDSFILPSNVDITSDTKFEDLELFGVTNLVEHPAQISPPVDTDKPVTLGVYLTKKEQKKLRRQTRREGQKEVQEKVRLGLMPPPEPKVRISNLMRVLGTEAVQDPTKVEAHVRAQMAKRQKAHEEANAARKLTAEQRKEKKVKKLKEDLIDGVHIAVYRIRNLQNPAKKFKVEANANQLYLTGTVVLHRDVNLVVVEGGPKSQKKFKRMMLHRIKWEEHNSKRDDPDGDDDTKRNNKCWLIWEGTAKERSFGEMKFKQCPTESMAREHFKKHGTEHYWDLALSMSVLDSTDD